One region of Hydrogenobaculum sp. Y04AAS1 genomic DNA includes:
- the hfq gene encoding RNA chaperone Hfq yields MTENLQDKILEDAKEKGIEVVIYLTRGNRMVGKVLDQDKYTVLLKSDSGTNLIYKHAISTIVIEEASEN; encoded by the coding sequence ATGACAGAGAATTTACAGGACAAAATCTTGGAGGATGCCAAAGAAAAAGGCATCGAGGTAGTGATATACCTAACAAGGGGGAATAGAATGGTAGGTAAAGTGCTTGACCAGGACAAATACACTGTACTTTTAAAATCCGACAGTGGCACAAACTTGATTTACAAGCATGCAATAAGCACAATAGTTATAGAAGAGGCGTCTGAAAATTGA